ttacattgtgttttttgtatattactttggggtttcataaaggggaacgaaattttttttatttttgcgctacgacacatggtttaggagatacagccctataaagatttttttttttaattttgcgtttttattaaatataaattatgggttgtataaaggggaacgaaaattttattgtttttgcggtaccacgcacggtttaggagatacagctctataaagttttttttcctgtttttttttgttttttttttaaagtattaattacgggtttcttaaaggggttttttaaattatttttgcgctacgacgcatggtttaagagatacagccctataatgttttttttttaaattttgcgtttttttttaaatataaattatgggttgcataaaggggaacgaaaattttattatttttgcgctacgacgcatggtttaggagatacagccttataaagattttttttaaaattttgcgtattttttaaatataaattatggggtgcataaaggggaacgaaaattttattgtttttgcggtaccacgcacggtttaggagatacagctctataaagttttttttcctgttttttttttgttttttttttaagtattaattacgggtttcttaaaggggttttttaaattatttttgcgctacgacgcatggtttaagagatgcagccctataatgatttttttttaaatataaattatgggttgcataaaggggaacgaaaattttattatttttgcgccaccacgcacggtttaggagatattatatctatatatatatatatagctataatagctctataaagtttttttcctgggtttttttttaagttttaattaagggtttcttaaaggggaacgaaaattttattatttttgcgctacgacgcacggtttaggagatacagccctaaaatggtttttttcctctttttcttttttgcgtttttcaatcttaattaggggtttcttaaagggattttttttaattatttttgcgccaccacgcacggtttaggagatattatatctatatatatatagctataatagctctataaagtttttttcctggttttttaaagttttaattaagggtttcttaaggggaacgaaaatttgattatttttgtgctacgatgcacggtttaggagatgcggccctataaagattttttcctcttttttttcttttttgcgtttttaaatcttaattaggggcttcttaaaggggagcgaaaatttgattatttttgcgctacgatgcacgatataggagatacagctaatacagccctataaagattttgtttcttttttttcattgtatttttcatgtattacttttgggttacataaaggggaacgaaaattttattatttttgcgctacgacgcatggtttaggagatacagtcctatatatttttttacaatgcatgtgctcgaaaagtgcgtttcctacggagccatatcgtgcggaaagtactgcttttccggactagtgctttttgttttcaattttttttacagtacataatatatggtgctactttctcgcactagtgcggaaaagagcacttaccgtgcatatgtcgaaagtttaaagggccatatgtactgtaaaacgtacgatacacgtgcgaataggtaattcgcaactcgtgtcgatttaaaacactccttttaataattaaacttatttgccatgacatgtttttttatttactcgcacaatgcatagtaaaacattgtatgatacacgtgcgtaaagatgatttccgcacttgttgcataaatagcatttttttttatcaaagaatgaaagaaagtcacggtattaataaccaaattttactttagtggtaccttttccctatcactgtcacaaatgtatgtggcgttcacgtaaacacgatatttttaagatttccctgcgcaatgttgccagctcgctcgcaaatcaaacatgtacttacagttcttttgcataatggtgacactgtacaatatctatgagttttaaataggtaaaagataattcgacgcattctttgcttgcttgttgttgtgttgtttgcgtaacttctttgaataagttgcgttaatttggcgcacaggcgaagtaaacatgcgttgcgtacggcaaggtcacgccgcggccccaccctgcatggcctccgttgcccattcagaccgcccgctagcttcgtttgaacgcaaataatatttttgtaatatttgtttatgcagtggatgcaagtgacacaaattcatacatcttatttatcccgcatttcaaattaataagatgtaaactctaatatctttaatattcttttgtaacggtgacagcctgttacaacaaaatcatcaaatatcttatgaagctatgccttaataagacacaaaatcatttaatggacctatttaaacgattaaattcgacctaagtaattttttttaactctaatttttttttgtgtcatttagaatattatgacatagtatcagattgcagtggacgtaattgacacaaactatgttttcacactaaaaacactatcctaaatgcaacacagttacatgttttctctcgaatatttttttctccaagataattaaaaataaaaaataattaccacaaaataacaaattactagaaaagcaaattatatatatgacacaaaacaaaatgtaagatttacatcttaacaaagtattcataagcgaaaacagaattgactttaatatttttataacctaggggtcaaaatatagccagcggtacaggtctatatcccttacgggcgcacgcgtatagctggtctatgtaatgctaggtctatgggcaATGACGTTTATCTGTCAAAAATGGAAGTGACAGTTTTCACGGTTGCGTTCCACGCACAGATAAACGACATTGTAAATAAAACGAAGCAAAGGATGGCATcaagtatataattattagtaataaacaTGAGTCTTGTAAAGTAGTATTAAtgttaacaaatatatattttatttgaacatTGTTCGAATTAGAAAGGAGTTCGAGGTGATTTGACGTTCGGAAGGCAAGGGCGTATTGGAACGTTAtctgctaaaaaaaaattttttcttggAGGGAAGACagatattacaaatattacaatactctttggtgaCCATGACCAGCGTACTGAAGCGCAGAATATATCTGTGAGTATTAAATATTACGttttttggtttattatttaatacgaagttgttacctaatgattcagtcctacgtaaagagcataataatattataaacagtTGTTAATGGTAACAGCGATTTCGTATAAAAGTCgagaaaatattttctattgaaaacattttcgtttgttttgcataaaaacctaaaatatatatatttttaatgagaaAGAACTTAAATATGTGTAATtgcttaaataaaacattaagtgCCTAGATTATGTGCGAAAATGGCGGAAATGTTGTTCATTCTTGATCAACTTTACTTTATTAGCATTAGAACAAAGGAAATGGGTTCAgtaaaggcaagatgagaagacgtgctaatagaaaccaataatttttatttagatattgtAAAGATATGGGAACTGATCAGTGAAACCACCTCAGTTGATTatagactgatttattattttcttgcatGCCGCTACAACCTACCCTACATCTTAATCTACCCACATATAAATACTGACAGATATTAAgtaacaaaatcaaatcaatctatcaatttgacatttttgctccaaaatcgttaccgggcgCTTAATATAAAACTTGCCTTGCAGTTACAACAAACTCAGCGAGCAAGACATAAAGCAAGACGTACCGGAAAAGATGGCTGACTGGGGCAGCAGCTCGAGGACAAGGTACAAGGAGCTTCCTAGCCCTGTCCCGTTTGAATACCCCTATTACGAACCAACCATCGACACCAAAATGCAACTAGTATCTGTAAGCTGGCTTATATCTCCCAATAGCTTCTACACACAAATAATGTCCCTCAAACCGAAATTCGTAGAGATGATGCACAAAATCCCAGAGCTTTACAAAGGCGTCAGGCCTTACTCGGGGATCGTCCCTGTTGGTGGTAATATACTGGCAAGATACGCTGCCGATGGAGTTCTCTACCGAGCCACAGTCATCTCCGACCAACCGTTCTCAAAATTTATAGTCCAGTTCATAGATTTTGGGAATAAAGAACTGGTGGACGCTAAGGACATTTGGCAGTTGGATAGGCAGCTGTTAGAGCTGCCTAAAATGGTGGTTCATTGCTAGCTGATCGGCGTGGCGCCTATAGAAGGATGGAAGGCCAATCCCGAGATAGACATGTGTTTCAACGCGCCGCGGTATCAGTGCGTGTTCCAGGAGTGTGTGGAAGGGCAGTATCAGGTGTTGTTGTGGAACAACGGAGCTAGTGTTATGGATATGCTGCTAGAGAAACAGTTGGCTGTGCTTTCGGAGCAGCAATCTTCTGTTGCATTTGAAGGTAAATATTGAAGTACTTAATCagttgttacatttattttgagtACTTATATTAAGTTCTTGTTGCATTCACAATTATTTAATCACCAGACAGCAGCAGCCAAATCAATACCGTGTGGGtatatgaatttaaataaattatttctactaGGGTTCTCGTTAAAGCGGTCTGATTACCAGTCTGCCGGTCGAtgtagttgttcggaactgtcaaatttttgttctaactgacaggctgatatcgtccggaggactgataatcagtgggccccttaagttggCGACCCTGGACattgaattatattatattatgattgGTGCAACCGCCCTTAGATACGAAATCTACAAAATCAATGATTGACGAAAGTTACTTAACATAACATCTCACCCTTCTTTCAGACGAGGCAATAGACCTGGCCGTCATAGAGGGCCAGCTGCTCCCCTGCCGTGTGACGCACTTCGAGTCGTGCGAGAAGTTCCACGTGCAGCTGGACATGGATAAGGCGTCGCTGGTCGAGAACGCCATCGCCAACTACGACGTCAACTTGGTACGTACCTGACCATCATAGTGGGCCAGCTGCTCCCCTGCCGTGTGACGCAGTTCGAGTCATACGAGTAGTTCTACGTGGACTTGGATAAGGCGCAGCTCCGTCGTCGTTGTCTTCGTCTTCGTCCGTCCAAGTCGATGGCGCTCCAAGTCGTGACGCCATCTCCGACGTCAACGTGGTAGGTACGTACAGTAAATGTAGCCACGTGGAAGagtacttaaaataatttatacagAGCTTTATTAGCAAGGGAATTACATAGTCATATTTTCCGAAATAATTGTTTCGAAagtggaatagttatttgtgcaacaagagaggaaagttggtttttcttgcgagttaATTATGAGTCACGAAAAAGCGAAAGattttataattgaatcacgagcgaagcgagtgattctgagttagaatcttgagcgtagcgagcgactcaaaaacacgagatgtaaaataacttttacagtacatatggtgctactttttcgcactagagcgggaatgagcacttttcgtacatatgtcgaaagtttaaagggccatatgtactgtaaaacgttatacgatacacgtgcgaaaaggcaattcgcaactcgtgtcgatttaaaacactccctgcggtcgtgttttaatttatcgccactcgttacgaatttcttcttttccgcacttgtatcgtaaataactatactctcgtgttgcacacataatttttcaccacagTAGTAAGaatatattaaagtttaaaatgtatttcgaatttataatagaccccgaagtatgcaGTGGCAGTTCatatggccttcactaaattaaaaagctactttgtttcactcccttggagtgaggaaagtcgcacttttgtcactccctgaagtgaggaaaatcgtcactccagggagtgacgaaagtaggcttgttcaagctgctgaggtgaaaattttaTGAAAGTATAATTTAAAGGGCTTTTAGTTACTATAAAAACATGAACCTACAAATTTTAGCTTGCTAAAACATTAATTATGAATCTTTTTTTCACCACGATTCAGATCTACATCTTTACCGGAAGAAAAAAACGTATTAAAGCACCGTGAAGATATTGATGATACGCttatccaaagatagatataactccgtaatagatggatacagtctaaggaaaaaacgtgcctcgaaaatcaagaaaatttgattctcgttcagagggcgctactagttttggcctactgtcgtatagatggcgttgacggtttcgtttgttatttaacaattttaacgcatatcagtgaaagaacatgcgtcaaaatcataaaaataattaatgcaaataaaaagaatcatttatctatatttaaatacattatatcgtatttttataaatcttcatttttagttttaaagtgtgtcgacagatggcagtgaatttactggggttacaaaatttactatgacagtaccgctctagtataagttactctatggcttaTCGCAACTCACTTTACCTTCCATTGTCGCACCTCCGTCGGACGATAACGTGTTTGGTTTTTCAATGAATAAGTAtgacctttatttattttattttcagttgatACCACTAACACAAGATACTATAACGGACGGCATCCACTGCGCAGTGAAGCACGAGGGTAAAATCTACCGCGCCATCTTGAACGACACGTCAGACGCAAACAACGTCGTCGCCGTGTTGCCCGAATAGTCTTGCCATAGGGCAACACTGTCACCACATCATTGGCCAATGTACGTCataatcattttttattttatttttattttaataacggcTCACCTTACAGagttgttatatatatatatatataactacatagtataaaacaaagtcgcttcttGCTGTCTGCTATATATGCttacatctttaaaactacgcaacggattttgatgcggtttttgttaaataggtaatagtaattcaagaggaaggtttatatgtccaaagatagatataactccgtaatagatggatacaatctaaggaaaaaacgtgcctcgaaaatcaagaaaatttgtttctcgttcagagggtgctactagttttggcttactgtctTATTgtgatggcgttgacggtttcgtttgttatttaacaattttaacgcatatcagtgaaagaacatgcgtcaaaatcataaaaataattaatgcaaataaaaagaatcatttatctatatttaaatacattatatcgtatttttataaatcttcatttttagttttaaagtgtgtcgacagatggcagtgaatttactggggttacaaaatttactatgacagtaccgctctagtataagttactctatggcttaTCGCAACTCACTTTACCTTCCATTGTCGCACCTCCGTCGGACGATAACGTGTTTGGTTTTTCAATGAATAAGTAtgacctttatttattttattttcagttgatACCACTAACACAAGATACTATAACGGACGGCATCCACTGCGCAGTGAAGCACGAGGGTAAAATCTACCCCGCCATCTTGAACGACACGTCAGACGCAAACAACGTCGTCGCCGTGTTGCCCGAATAGTCTTGCCATAGGGCAACACTGTCACCACATCATTGGCCAATGTACGTCataatcattttttattttatttttattttaataacggcTCACCTTACAGagttgttatatatatatatatataactacatagtataaaacaaagtcgcttcttGCTGTCTGCTATATATGCttacatctttaaaactacgcaacggattttgatgcggtttttgttaaataggtaatagtaattcaagaggaaggtttatatgtccaaagatagatataactccgtaatagatggatacaatctaaggaaaaaacgtgcctcgaaaatcaagaaaatttgtttctcgttcagagggtgctactagttttggcttactgtctTATTgtgatggcgttgacggtttcgtttgttatttaacaattttaacgcatatcagtcacatgaacatgggtcaaaatcataaaaataattaatgcaaataaaaaaaaacatttatctatatttaaatacattttatcgtatttttataaatcttcattttaagttttaaagtgtgtcgacagatggcagtgaatttactggggttacaaaatttactatgacagtaccgctctagtataagttactctatgatatgtcTAATGCATTAGCATTGCAGtcttgcgaagccggggcgggtcgctagtttttagggttccgtaccaaaaacgtacaaaaggaacccttatggtgcgactctgtccgtccgtccgtctgtctgtcatattgctaaatatctcgagaactacttaattatttttattaattatggaaaataaaatacccaatttaaagagggggcaaaatttcaaactgTAGTTACCAGGTCAAGttggatatcatttgaaagagctcaaattgaacattacaaagcatttttataaaatggagTTATAAAGgataatgtgaaaaaaaaacttccggTTGGTATTCCGTCTGTTCCattccaatatcttggtccaatgtgcattccgtctcaccatagagtaacttatactagagcggtactgtcatagtaaattttgtaaccccagtaaattcactgccatctgtcgacacactttaaaactaaaattgaagatttgtaaaaatacgataaaatgtatttaaatatagataaatgaattgcattaattatttttatgattttgaccca
The Cydia strobilella chromosome Z, ilCydStro3.1, whole genome shotgun sequence genome window above contains:
- the LOC134755037 gene encoding uncharacterized protein LOC134755037, which encodes MCFNAPRYQCVFQECVEGQYQVLLWNNGASVMDMLLEKQLAVLSEQQSSVAFEDEAIDLAVIEGQLLPCRVTHFESCEKFHVQLDMDKASLVENAIANYDVNLLIPLTQDTITDGIHCAVKHEGKIYRAILNDTSDANNVVAVLPE